In Mycolicibacterium aubagnense, the DNA window CTCGCAGTTCAGAGAGCGCCTGCGCCCAATCACCACTGTGATAGGCCGCGATACCGACGGCTTCGCGAATCGCCGCGATACGCGAAGCCCGGTGCCGTGCCGCACGTGCGTGCTCGAGTGCCGCTTCCGGATCTTCCTCGAGTAGGTCGCCGGCCATGACCAGATGCTTGGCCACGTAGTCGGCGGTCGCCTTGTCGAGGGTCGTCAGCTCACGACGCACCTCGGGCGACAGCTGCTTGGCTTCGACATCATCGGGCAGCCTGGGACCAGACGGCCGGTCCGCGTTCGTGTCAGCGTCACGGAACTGAGGCGGCCGGCCGTTCCGATCGGAGCCCGGCCGTCGCGGTGCCTGCGTACGGTCACGCTGAGGCCGCTGTCCCCGCCGTGCGTCGCCGTCGTCTCTGCGCGAGGGGCGACGATCGCCGCCCTGCCTGTTGTCGACCACTGGAACCTTTCCTACGAAACCTCAGGTCAGAATACGGCCCCCAGCCGCAAAACTCGCGATCCGATCGCCGGCAACGAACAGATCCGCTGCCTTCTCGGGGCCCGTTTCCGCGCCGAGAAATAGAAATTCCTCAAATAGAATCACCCCCCACATAAATGTGGGGGGTGATTCCTAATTTGTGTTCGGCGGTGTCCTACTTTTCC includes these proteins:
- a CDS encoding tetratricopeptide repeat protein, yielding MVDNRQGGDRRPSRRDDGDARRGQRPQRDRTQAPRRPGSDRNGRPPQFRDADTNADRPSGPRLPDDVEAKQLSPEVRRELTTLDKATADYVAKHLVMAGDLLEEDPEAALEHARAARHRASRIAAIREAVGIAAYHSGDWAQALSELRAARRMGSKSPLLALIADCERGVGRPERAIELGRSPEAEQLTGDDADELKIVLAGARCDLGQPAQALALLQNPPLDSTRTGQTAARLFYVYAETLLALDRTNDALQWFLHAAAADLEGVTDAEDRVAELG